The following coding sequences lie in one Fibrobacter sp. genomic window:
- a CDS encoding phosphoribosylformylglycinamidine synthase — protein sequence MGSVKRLFVEKKKGCDVAASGLLYDLRENLGIKVLTGVRILNRYDIEGISEQEYIAARNTIFAEPPVDLLYDENMPLGSDEKAFAIEYLPGQYDQRADSASQCIQLLTHGNRPSVATAQVFVLQGNISDDEFLKIKNYCINPVDSREAAFEKPESLEMKTEIPEDVKVLGGFIHSDESRLEQFRISMGLAMRLDDLLFCQKFFRDSEKRDPTITEIRMLDTYWSDHCRHTTFLTAIDDVHIEEGVFSEPLKIAFSRYKDARQFVYGNYERDISLMDLATIGAKELKKRGLLDDLDSSEEINACSIVVPVEIDGKEEEWLVMFKNETHNHPTEIEPFGGAATCLGGAIRDPLSGRSYVYQAMRVTGSGDPRRSVEETLPGKLPQRKITVLAAQGYSSYGNQIGLATGHVAEVYDEGFVAKRMEIGAVIGAAPRANVVRERPAAGDLVLLVGGRTGRDGCGGATGSSKEHTEESILTCGAEVQKGNPPTERKLQRLFRKREVSLMIKRCNDFGAGGVSVAIGELAPGLDIDLDAVPKKYDGLDGTELAISESQERMACVIAPDNLDAFLAEVSKENLEAAVVARVTDNRRLKMKWRGKTIVDLSRDFIDTNGVKQNATVKVISPDCSADYFDLSTKRYGKLPLDQAWKEMLSDLNVCSQKGLVERFDSTIGASTVLLPFGGKYQSTPAESMVAKLPVLEGSTTAGTAMSYGYSPALSKWSPFHGAFYAVIEAIAKIVAIGGDHHRVRLTLQEYFEKIGTDPWKWGKPFAALLGAHYAQVGLGIPAIGGKDSMSGTFKDLNVPPTLVAFAVAPVDIRKVISPEFKKTDSKVLLVRTGRDSHGMCDIKAIDRCFTAVHKAISEGMVLAAHTVRTGGIAEAVSKMSFGNRIGMCFTEEMPAGELFSADPGAMVLEIAANSDASKIFEGIECRVLGTTSAEPVIKLNGIELRIEEIQCHWEEPLEKVFPSRTDFIKTEPALLYKEKCRIRPSVKVARPRVFIPVFPGINCEYDSARAFESAGAVCDIFVTRNLSPVDIEESIEAVVKRVKNAQIIMFPGGFSAGDEPDGSGKFIAAFFRNPHIKDAVDEFLNRRDGLMLGICNGFQALVKLGLVPGGQIIDMKESSPTLTFNTIGRHISRIVYTKVVSVKSPWFMNVDAGDIHAIPISHGEGRFIAPDHAIESLFRNGQVATQYVDCDGNSDSYDSNPNGSICSIEGITSPDGRILGKMGHSERKGDYIGINIQGEKDQKIFEAGVGYFR from the coding sequence ATGGGCAGTGTAAAAAGACTCTTCGTAGAAAAGAAAAAAGGATGTGATGTAGCGGCTTCCGGCTTACTGTATGATCTCAGAGAAAATCTCGGCATAAAAGTACTAACCGGTGTCAGAATACTGAATCGTTATGACATAGAAGGAATCTCAGAGCAGGAATATATCGCTGCGCGCAATACCATCTTTGCAGAACCGCCTGTTGATCTCCTCTATGATGAAAACATGCCCCTGGGCAGTGATGAAAAAGCATTTGCAATCGAATACCTTCCCGGACAGTATGATCAGCGTGCCGACAGCGCCTCCCAGTGTATTCAGCTTTTAACACATGGTAATCGGCCATCAGTAGCTACTGCTCAGGTCTTTGTTCTTCAGGGAAATATTTCGGATGATGAATTTTTAAAGATAAAAAATTACTGTATAAACCCTGTTGATTCCCGGGAAGCTGCTTTCGAAAAACCGGAGTCACTGGAAATGAAAACAGAAATTCCTGAGGATGTGAAAGTTCTCGGGGGTTTTATACATTCTGATGAGTCTCGACTGGAACAGTTCCGCATCTCCATGGGCCTTGCCATGCGTCTGGATGACCTGCTTTTCTGTCAGAAATTTTTCCGTGACAGTGAAAAGCGTGATCCTACAATAACCGAAATCCGCATGCTTGATACCTACTGGTCAGATCACTGCCGCCATACTACCTTCCTCACAGCTATCGATGATGTCCATATCGAAGAGGGAGTATTCAGTGAACCTCTGAAAATTGCTTTCTCCCGATACAAAGATGCCCGTCAGTTTGTTTATGGTAATTATGAAAGGGACATCTCTTTGATGGATCTGGCTACCATAGGGGCAAAAGAGCTTAAAAAACGCGGGCTGCTCGATGATCTTGATTCTTCAGAGGAGATCAATGCATGCAGTATAGTTGTGCCTGTTGAAATTGATGGGAAAGAGGAAGAGTGGCTTGTGATGTTTAAAAATGAGACTCACAATCATCCCACAGAGATTGAACCATTCGGTGGTGCAGCTACATGTCTGGGTGGTGCAATCAGGGATCCTCTTTCCGGGCGCTCCTATGTTTATCAGGCGATGAGGGTTACCGGATCGGGTGATCCGCGTCGCAGCGTTGAGGAAACACTCCCGGGAAAGCTGCCTCAAAGAAAGATAACAGTTCTTGCAGCTCAGGGATACAGCTCTTATGGAAACCAGATAGGGCTTGCGACCGGCCATGTCGCGGAAGTTTACGATGAGGGGTTTGTGGCCAAGCGGATGGAGATCGGGGCGGTGATCGGTGCAGCACCAAGGGCTAATGTTGTGCGTGAAAGGCCTGCTGCCGGTGATCTGGTGCTCCTTGTCGGTGGAAGAACCGGTCGGGATGGTTGCGGGGGGGCAACAGGATCATCAAAGGAACACACAGAAGAATCAATACTTACCTGCGGTGCAGAGGTACAGAAGGGAAATCCTCCAACAGAGCGTAAACTTCAGCGCCTGTTCCGGAAGAGGGAAGTCAGCTTAATGATCAAGAGATGCAATGATTTTGGTGCGGGTGGAGTTTCTGTGGCAATTGGAGAGCTTGCCCCAGGTCTTGATATTGATCTTGACGCTGTGCCCAAAAAATACGATGGTCTTGACGGAACGGAACTGGCTATTTCGGAATCGCAGGAAAGAATGGCGTGTGTTATCGCTCCCGACAATCTGGATGCATTTCTTGCTGAGGTGTCAAAAGAGAACCTCGAGGCAGCAGTGGTAGCCAGAGTCACCGATAACCGCAGGTTGAAGATGAAATGGCGGGGGAAAACTATTGTTGACCTCAGCAGGGATTTTATCGATACCAACGGAGTCAAACAGAACGCAACTGTAAAGGTGATTTCTCCGGATTGTTCAGCGGATTATTTCGATCTTTCAACGAAAAGATACGGGAAATTACCATTGGACCAAGCCTGGAAAGAGATGCTTTCTGATCTTAATGTCTGCAGTCAGAAGGGGCTGGTGGAACGTTTTGACAGCACGATTGGAGCTTCAACTGTGCTGCTTCCTTTCGGAGGGAAATACCAGAGTACCCCGGCAGAAAGTATGGTTGCCAAGCTGCCTGTTCTTGAGGGTTCAACAACTGCGGGTACAGCGATGAGCTACGGGTATAGTCCCGCTCTCTCAAAGTGGAGTCCGTTTCATGGCGCTTTCTATGCGGTAATAGAGGCGATCGCCAAAATAGTTGCTATTGGAGGTGATCACCATCGTGTCAGGCTCACTCTTCAGGAGTATTTCGAGAAAATCGGGACGGATCCCTGGAAATGGGGAAAACCGTTTGCCGCGCTGCTGGGTGCTCATTACGCGCAGGTCGGGCTTGGCATTCCGGCAATCGGGGGGAAGGACAGCATGTCTGGAACTTTCAAAGATCTTAACGTTCCACCCACACTGGTTGCTTTTGCAGTGGCTCCAGTCGATATCAGAAAGGTGATTTCGCCTGAATTCAAGAAGACAGACTCGAAAGTCCTGCTGGTGCGAACTGGCCGCGACAGTCATGGAATGTGCGATATCAAAGCAATAGACAGGTGTTTTACTGCTGTTCATAAAGCCATAAGTGAGGGCATGGTGCTCGCCGCTCATACTGTAAGGACGGGTGGAATAGCCGAGGCTGTAAGCAAAATGAGCTTCGGTAACAGGATAGGGATGTGTTTTACAGAGGAAATGCCTGCCGGAGAACTTTTCAGTGCTGATCCTGGAGCGATGGTTCTTGAGATCGCAGCTAACTCTGATGCCTCTAAAATCTTCGAAGGTATAGAGTGCAGAGTGCTTGGCACTACATCGGCGGAACCGGTAATAAAGCTGAATGGAATTGAACTGAGGATTGAAGAGATTCAGTGTCACTGGGAAGAACCTCTTGAAAAAGTATTTCCCAGCCGCACTGATTTCATTAAAACGGAACCGGCTCTGCTTTACAAAGAAAAGTGCAGAATCCGACCTTCAGTGAAAGTTGCCCGTCCCAGGGTGTTTATACCGGTTTTCCCCGGTATCAACTGCGAATATGATTCAGCCCGGGCATTTGAGAGTGCAGGCGCTGTTTGTGATATCTTTGTAACCAGGAATCTCAGTCCGGTTGATATTGAGGAATCAATTGAGGCTGTGGTTAAGAGGGTTAAAAATGCTCAGATTATAATGTTTCCAGGCGGTTTCAGTGCAGGAGATGAGCCCGATGGGTCCGGAAAGTTTATTGCCGCGTTTTTCCGTAACCCTCACATAAAGGATGCTGTCGATGAATTCCTTAACAGGCGTGACGGGCTGATGCTGGGTATATGCAACGGATTTCAGGCGCTTGTCAAACTCGGACTTGTTCCCGGCGGTCAGATAATCGACATGAAGGAGAGCAGCCCGACTTTGACTTTCAACACAATAGGAAGACATATCTCCCGGATTGTCTATACGAAAGTGGTTTCAGTCAAGTCTCCCTGGTTCATGAATGTAGACGCGGGTGATATCCATGCGATTCCAATCTCCCATGGTGAGGGGAGGTTTATTGCTCCCGATCATGCTATTGAGTCTCTCTTCCGAAATGGCCAGGTAGCAACTCAGTATGTTGATTGTGATGGGAACAGCGACAGTTATGACAGTAATCCAAACGGCTCAATTTGTTCGATAGAAGGAATAACCAGTCCTGATGGAAGGATTCTGGGAAAGATGGGACATTCCGAGCGTAAAGGTGACTATATTGGTATAAACATTCAGGGTGAAAAAGATCAGAAGATTTTTGAAGCAGGAGTAGGCTATTTCAGATAG
- a CDS encoding winged helix-turn-helix domain-containing protein has protein sequence MALIYDRGVIDGCYDKWIRLGWAGTGEPFEGFVDPELLIIETTHAGRYEERILKAMLTWIRNFHDLINVQRLLHFIDAADTAVLGAVINIAIQNGADPRLKTVLKYCKPNGLPEVLFKNGDEFGVYDKNQKEFARDEYLKWGLYCTMVDFYDDAMLDKKRVLKMNPLLAIRALIGPNIRSEILFALLNSARIHIKELSRQLGYAYSPVYKEIMSMASSGFISIEKFGRVNVLSLSKGFARYLSCLPV, from the coding sequence ATGGCCTTGATATATGACAGAGGAGTGATCGACGGATGTTATGATAAGTGGATCAGACTTGGCTGGGCCGGAACCGGTGAGCCTTTTGAGGGCTTTGTCGATCCGGAGCTTCTAATAATTGAAACAACGCATGCAGGGAGGTATGAAGAACGGATTCTTAAGGCAATGCTTACCTGGATCAGAAACTTTCATGATTTGATCAACGTTCAAAGGCTTCTTCATTTTATAGATGCGGCGGATACTGCCGTATTGGGAGCGGTTATCAATATCGCGATTCAAAATGGTGCAGATCCAAGGCTTAAAACAGTCCTGAAATATTGCAAACCGAATGGTCTCCCGGAAGTTCTCTTTAAAAACGGTGATGAATTCGGGGTTTATGATAAGAACCAGAAGGAATTTGCCCGGGATGAGTATCTGAAATGGGGATTATACTGCACGATGGTTGATTTTTATGATGATGCAATGCTGGACAAAAAAAGAGTTCTGAAAATGAATCCGTTGCTTGCGATACGGGCGTTAATTGGTCCTAATATAAGATCGGAAATTCTTTTTGCTTTGTTAAACAGTGCCAGGATTCATATCAAAGAGCTTTCAAGGCAACTGGGTTATGCGTATTCTCCTGTTTACAAAGAAATAATGTCTATGGCATCGAGCGGTTTTATCAGCATAGAAAAATTTGGCAGGGTAAATGTGCTTTCTTTATCAAAAGGGTTCGCGAGGTATTTGAGTTGTTTACCAGTGTAA
- the nadA gene encoding quinolinate synthase NadA, translated as MNSLQKEINELKIEKRAVILSHTYQPAEVQDIADFVGDSYGLSVEASRTSADIIVFCGVRFMAETASILNPGKKVILAEKDAGCPMADMIDASDLRELKTQYPDYLVMCYVNSTAEVKAESEVCCTSSNAVRIAGKLPEDRGIIFVPDKHLGSFVQEKTGRKMVFWDGFCPTHQWITREMILRARDEYPDAVLLIHPEASAECRNLCDHVLSTGEMCSFVKSSSHKKFIIATESGLLHTLRKTNPEKEFMVLSEKLICPNMKKGSLLSVKKALDGSGGEVISVPEEIAGRASLSLKRMLEMSV; from the coding sequence ATGAATAGTTTGCAAAAAGAAATAAATGAATTGAAAATTGAAAAACGTGCGGTAATTCTGTCGCATACTTATCAGCCTGCTGAAGTTCAGGATATTGCCGATTTTGTGGGAGATTCCTACGGGCTCAGTGTGGAAGCAAGCCGTACAAGTGCGGACATAATAGTTTTCTGCGGAGTGCGTTTCATGGCAGAGACTGCCTCTATTCTCAATCCCGGAAAAAAAGTGATCCTTGCTGAAAAAGATGCCGGCTGCCCGATGGCAGATATGATCGATGCATCCGATCTCAGGGAGCTCAAGACACAGTACCCTGATTATCTGGTCATGTGTTATGTCAACTCTACTGCAGAGGTAAAGGCGGAGAGCGAAGTCTGCTGCACAAGCTCGAATGCGGTCAGGATAGCCGGAAAGCTTCCTGAGGACAGAGGTATAATCTTTGTACCGGATAAGCACCTTGGATCTTTTGTTCAGGAGAAAACAGGAAGGAAAATGGTTTTCTGGGATGGATTCTGCCCGACACATCAGTGGATAACCCGGGAGATGATTCTCCGGGCAAGGGATGAATATCCGGATGCTGTTCTGCTTATCCACCCTGAAGCATCGGCGGAGTGCAGAAATCTCTGTGATCATGTACTGTCGACAGGTGAGATGTGCAGTTTTGTCAAAAGCAGCAGTCACAAGAAGTTTATCATAGCTACCGAGAGCGGGCTTCTGCATACGCTAAGGAAGACAAATCCGGAAAAAGAATTTATGGTGCTCAGTGAAAAACTGATCTGTCCGAACATGAAGAAGGGATCTCTACTTTCGGTGAAAAAAGCACTTGATGGAAGTGGTGGAGAGGTGATTTCTGTTCCGGAGGAGATAGCGGGTAGAGCCTCATTGTCGCTGAAGAGGATGCTTGAGATGAGTGTTTGA
- the nifS gene encoding cysteine desulfurase NifS gives MESQIYLDNNATTQVAPEVLDAMLPFFGDRYGNPSSIHRFGGYVKRHIEKAREQVASLLGASPEEIIFTSCGSEGDNMALKGFSAAREGSRIVTSTVEHPAVRNTARYLQSKGTSLVELDVDSSGNLRMDQFENLNIDNRTLVSLMWANNETGVLFPIHEFAGKAKEKGGFFHTDAVQAAGKVPIDVKTVPVDMLVISGHKLHAPKGIGAIFIRKGVDLEPILHGGHQEEGMRAGTENVPYIVGLGKACELAMKYMDEENSRVRAMRDRLEEELLKRCPGAKLNGDKKMRLPNTTNISFEFIEGEAILLHLDENDIAASSGSACTTGSLEPSHVMMAMGIPYTFAHSSTRFSLSRYNTDEQIDKVIEVMPGIVEKLRGLSPFVGKKNE, from the coding sequence ATGGAAAGTCAAATATATCTCGATAATAACGCCACAACCCAGGTAGCTCCTGAGGTTTTGGATGCAATGCTTCCCTTTTTCGGGGATCGTTACGGTAATCCATCGAGTATCCACCGGTTCGGAGGATACGTCAAGCGTCATATAGAGAAAGCTCGTGAGCAGGTCGCCTCGCTGCTTGGAGCATCGCCTGAAGAGATCATCTTTACAAGCTGCGGATCAGAGGGCGACAATATGGCACTGAAAGGATTTTCTGCCGCCCGTGAGGGATCTCGGATTGTTACCTCAACGGTTGAGCATCCTGCAGTACGTAATACAGCGCGTTATCTCCAGAGTAAAGGAACATCCCTTGTCGAACTGGATGTTGATTCCTCTGGAAACCTCAGGATGGACCAGTTTGAAAATTTAAATATCGACAACAGAACTCTTGTGAGCCTCATGTGGGCAAACAATGAGACAGGTGTGCTTTTCCCGATCCATGAGTTTGCTGGAAAAGCAAAGGAAAAGGGCGGGTTTTTCCACACCGATGCGGTGCAGGCTGCTGGCAAGGTTCCTATTGATGTCAAAACGGTACCAGTTGACATGCTCGTGATTTCCGGCCATAAGCTCCATGCTCCTAAAGGAATCGGTGCGATTTTCATCAGAAAAGGAGTGGATCTGGAGCCGATTCTGCACGGGGGACATCAGGAAGAGGGAATGCGTGCCGGAACTGAAAATGTTCCGTATATAGTAGGCCTTGGTAAAGCATGTGAACTGGCAATGAAATATATGGATGAAGAAAATTCCAGAGTCAGAGCGATGCGGGACAGGCTGGAGGAGGAGCTGTTGAAAAGATGCCCTGGCGCAAAACTCAATGGTGATAAAAAGATGCGCCTTCCCAATACAACCAACATCAGTTTTGAGTTTATCGAAGGTGAAGCAATACTGCTGCATCTGGATGAAAACGACATAGCCGCATCATCGGGTTCTGCCTGTACCACAGGTTCTCTTGAACCCTCTCATGTGATGATGGCTATGGGAATTCCTTATACCTTCGCACACAGTTCCACCAGGTTTTCTTTAAGCAGATACAACACAGACGAGCAGATCGACAAGGTGATCGAAGTCATGCCCGGAATTGTTGAGAAGCTGCGAGGCCTGTCACCTTTTGTAGGGAAAAAAAATGAATAG
- a CDS encoding helix-turn-helix domain-containing protein, with translation MRKTDKSVIFILLLCITVLKVNSEQKMPVLQTLTKASQKDSTVNLSELITPDSAYIAAPSIRSVLSGEIVDIEIVPRCTVDSVMILVRHSENRIDSLGVVRRAPYKLKWDPSNCPDQDQIHLQFGYILYKEQNRKIICPPMPHRWVLDRDKHLSRKKVSCRQTTTPEKIKIDGDLSDWKNVKEIRISSEGTFRILWSNSHILFAAHVKDSSVTYSDFLELHFDLHNDKSNFSGINHRSIRFGPKTRSNSFTVDLTKDGFILSDSVNVLLSREMKWARSFTDGYTIEASIPFFCLSDLQFPNMKFGFDVSIFNSDNDGTRRFTSWSGTTFSNRYNPSQWGTIRLKQALPLLKLLLALSAIITGVVITFVISILIKQCRDDYKYEELENRGTSELMSSILVSMRRMISNSELDLEAFSKETGIDREKIESEIQAETGGDFTSLLTFERIRSVKELLRDADIPFDEIAAKTGFTDLDNMRITFNQITCTTPEKYRERIKEEENSEEE, from the coding sequence ATGAGAAAGACTGATAAATCCGTCATTTTCATTCTCCTTCTTTGCATTACGGTTCTGAAAGTCAATTCTGAACAAAAAATGCCCGTACTGCAGACATTGACAAAAGCTTCACAGAAGGACAGCACAGTCAACCTCTCCGAGTTAATCACCCCTGACAGCGCCTATATAGCTGCGCCATCGATAAGAAGCGTTCTTTCAGGAGAAATCGTTGATATAGAGATAGTCCCCCGATGTACTGTCGATTCTGTGATGATTCTGGTCAGACATTCTGAAAACCGGATCGATTCTCTTGGGGTTGTCCGCAGGGCACCCTATAAGTTGAAATGGGACCCCTCAAACTGTCCTGATCAGGATCAGATTCACCTTCAATTCGGATACATCCTGTACAAAGAACAAAACCGGAAGATAATCTGCCCCCCTATGCCGCACAGATGGGTTCTGGACAGAGATAAACATCTCAGCCGCAAAAAAGTCAGCTGTCGCCAGACAACCACCCCTGAAAAGATCAAAATTGACGGGGATCTCTCCGACTGGAAAAATGTAAAGGAAATCCGGATTAGTTCAGAAGGCACATTCCGGATTTTGTGGAGTAATTCACATATCCTGTTTGCTGCCCATGTAAAAGACAGCTCAGTAACATACTCCGATTTTCTTGAACTCCATTTTGATCTTCACAATGATAAAAGCAATTTTTCAGGCATAAACCATCGCAGCATCCGCTTTGGTCCCAAAACCCGCAGCAACAGTTTCACAGTTGATCTCACCAAAGATGGTTTCATTCTCAGTGACAGCGTCAATGTCCTGCTCAGCCGTGAGATGAAGTGGGCCAGATCTTTTACAGATGGTTACACAATTGAGGCCTCGATACCGTTTTTCTGCTTATCTGATCTGCAGTTCCCGAATATGAAATTCGGCTTTGATGTCTCCATATTCAACTCTGATAATGATGGAACGCGCAGGTTTACAAGCTGGTCCGGAACGACTTTCTCAAACAGGTATAACCCAAGTCAGTGGGGAACCATCAGGCTCAAACAGGCCCTCCCACTTCTGAAACTCCTGCTTGCCCTTTCGGCAATAATCACCGGAGTTGTTATAACCTTTGTTATATCAATACTGATAAAGCAGTGCCGTGATGACTACAAATACGAAGAACTGGAAAACAGAGGCACATCTGAGTTGATGAGTTCCATTCTTGTAAGTATGCGCCGGATGATCAGCAATTCTGAACTGGATCTGGAGGCATTTTCAAAGGAAACAGGGATTGACCGGGAGAAAATAGAATCGGAAATCCAGGCTGAAACCGGCGGCGATTTCACGAGTCTTCTGACATTTGAGCGAATCCGTTCTGTCAAAGAATTGTTGCGGGATGCAGACATTCCCTTCGACGAGATAGCTGCAAAGACTGGTTTTACAGATTTGGACAATATGAGAATTACTTTTAATCAGATTACCTGCACCACCCCGGAAAAATACCGGGAAAGGATCAAAGAGGAAGAGAACAGCGAAGAAGAGTAG
- a CDS encoding sugar transferase: protein MLKEHSSFIKQAIALIDCVLLVAAFYIAYSITAIHRNLHPILNYWIMVIGFMGFYLYFAWTRSLFSILHFNWMRGLMRRVVAIFISAGILGASILYLLPDSHNSRYLYLTFAAISFVFIASEKLFVKRTIARIRRYNRNTTPVILIGRGRMASQIHQEISNHPEWGLRMIRKLDLGIQPSEFEEVLKNSYVEEVFFCIPRKMTKEGFSVDSYLQICEEMGRPARVFLNISGATYFARWEYHRFMGRPTLLSHTVELDPDQMLFKRLFDLAGGIAGLFALIILYPFLAVAIKLTSKGPVFFKQVRVGKNGKRFVIYKFRSMAADAEKRKQELEKLNECDGAVFKIKDDPRVTRIGKIMRKLSLDELPQVFNVLKGEMSLVGTRPPTPDEVSKYQKWHHRRISIRPGITGLWQVSGRNKISNFDDIVRLDLKYIDNWSIWLDIKIIFKTVIVLFKRDTAY from the coding sequence ATGCTTAAAGAACATTCCTCTTTTATAAAGCAGGCTATTGCCCTGATTGATTGTGTTCTGCTGGTTGCAGCATTCTACATTGCTTATTCAATAACAGCCATACACCGTAACCTCCATCCTATTCTTAACTACTGGATAATGGTGATCGGATTCATGGGCTTTTACCTTTATTTTGCCTGGACAAGATCGCTTTTCTCCATACTGCACTTCAACTGGATGCGAGGTTTGATGCGCAGGGTGGTGGCGATTTTCATATCCGCTGGTATTCTGGGCGCCTCTATACTTTATCTTCTCCCGGACAGCCACAACAGCAGATACCTTTACCTGACATTTGCCGCTATCTCATTTGTATTTATAGCATCGGAAAAACTATTTGTCAAACGTACAATAGCCCGTATACGCCGTTATAACCGCAATACAACTCCGGTGATTCTGATTGGAAGAGGCAGGATGGCCTCGCAGATCCATCAGGAAATAAGCAATCATCCCGAATGGGGCCTTCGCATGATCCGTAAACTGGATCTGGGAATTCAGCCCTCTGAATTCGAAGAGGTTCTCAAGAACAGCTACGTTGAAGAGGTGTTTTTCTGTATTCCAAGGAAGATGACAAAAGAGGGTTTTTCGGTTGATTCTTACCTGCAGATCTGTGAGGAGATGGGGCGTCCCGCCCGTGTGTTTCTTAATATTTCCGGGGCCACATACTTTGCAAGGTGGGAATATCACCGCTTCATGGGCCGTCCTACACTTCTTTCCCATACTGTGGAACTCGACCCTGATCAGATGCTTTTTAAAAGATTGTTTGATCTTGCCGGGGGAATTGCAGGCCTCTTTGCTCTTATCATTTTATATCCCTTCCTTGCTGTGGCTATCAAGCTTACATCAAAGGGACCGGTTTTTTTCAAACAGGTAAGAGTAGGGAAAAACGGCAAGAGATTTGTCATTTACAAATTCCGCTCAATGGCTGCTGATGCGGAGAAGAGGAAACAGGAGCTTGAAAAGCTTAATGAATGTGATGGGGCGGTGTTCAAGATAAAAGACGATCCAAGGGTTACCAGAATAGGCAAAATCATGCGTAAGTTAAGTCTTGATGAACTGCCGCAGGTTTTTAACGTGCTCAAGGGTGAAATGTCACTCGTAGGTACCAGACCCCCGACCCCGGATGAAGTCTCTAAATACCAGAAATGGCACCATCGCAGAATCAGTATCCGTCCGGGAATCACAGGATTATGGCAGGTTTCAGGAAGAAACAAGATAAGCAACTTCGATGACATTGTAAGGCTCGACCTCAAATATATCGATAACTGGAGCATCTGGCTCGATATTAAGATCATATTTAAAACAGTCATTGTCCTTTTTAAGAGAGATACAGCTTACTGA
- a CDS encoding energy transducer TonB: MMRIKENLFYRLAVLGAVIPLLLFSCAKKKDSQVIIIGSESLTVEQLVKLDPVAPSDSVRIKNIKLRKAIASETDDSGVDSLAIRFSEQLQLRAGEEWTPRGAGLLLSSGRVLYRKLNELSSSNSVAAYAESLFMQYNKGDSTGPGLTAVFPDSVKLEKQEEIERFFSGIFGISETAGQLLFEFVKDQQDVMSSEDAERIIKGLVYTGEKTDTVKETRKPLVQKKVVDNSLTALKYRGQQSIRDSIEKHIPNLKSIYKKRLKIKEYMSGTVMITFLVDASGKVIDAKISKSSVNDKEFSDLLSAYVMNIRFKPVPEEVGNMSFEFPFEFNPE; this comes from the coding sequence ATGATGCGGATCAAGGAAAATTTGTTTTACCGGTTGGCTGTTCTGGGAGCAGTAATTCCCCTGCTTTTATTCTCTTGTGCAAAGAAAAAGGATTCACAGGTCATAATTATTGGTTCTGAGTCCCTTACAGTTGAACAGCTTGTTAAACTCGACCCGGTGGCACCAAGTGACTCCGTGCGTATCAAAAATATCAAGCTGCGCAAGGCAATTGCCTCGGAAACTGATGATTCCGGTGTGGATTCCCTTGCCATAAGGTTTTCTGAGCAGCTTCAGCTTCGAGCGGGTGAGGAATGGACTCCCAGGGGAGCGGGGCTCCTGCTTTCTTCAGGACGGGTTCTTTACCGCAAATTGAATGAATTATCTTCAAGCAACTCGGTTGCTGCCTATGCTGAATCTCTTTTTATGCAGTATAATAAGGGAGACAGTACGGGACCTGGCTTGACAGCAGTTTTCCCGGACAGTGTAAAACTGGAAAAACAAGAAGAAATTGAACGGTTTTTCAGCGGTATTTTCGGTATCTCTGAAACTGCAGGACAGCTTCTTTTTGAATTTGTGAAAGATCAGCAGGATGTGATGAGCAGTGAGGATGCTGAGCGTATCATTAAAGGGTTGGTTTACACCGGAGAGAAAACCGACACCGTCAAAGAAACCAGGAAACCACTTGTTCAGAAAAAAGTAGTGGATAATTCCCTCACTGCGCTAAAATACCGGGGGCAGCAGTCAATCCGGGATTCCATCGAGAAACACATTCCCAACCTGAAATCCATTTACAAAAAGCGGCTAAAGATAAAAGAATATATGAGCGGCACGGTGATGATCACTTTTCTGGTGGATGCCTCCGGAAAAGTAATTGATGCTAAAATCAGCAAATCCAGTGTCAATGATAAGGAATTTTCTGACCTTCTATCAGCATACGTCATGAATATCCGGTTCAAACCAGTACCTGAAGAGGTAGGAAATATGAGTTTCGAATTTCCGTTTGAGTTTAATCCCGAGTAA